In a single window of the Desulfovibrio mangrovi genome:
- the coaBC gene encoding bifunctional phosphopantothenoylcysteine decarboxylase/phosphopantothenate--cysteine ligase CoaBC codes for MLSHLSFKGFLGKRLHLGVCGSIAAYKALDLVRMFRDTGADVGATLTDSARQFVMPLSFEALGASPVFSAMYPVGDDVFGHLTPGEAAHAMLIAPATAATLARLANGLADDMLSCQALAFPKPLVIAPAMNPRMWHNAATQANWETLKARGHVCIEPGCGRTACMEEGQGRLADLNEIYLYGLRALAPQDMAGQTVMITLGPTREKWDGVRFWSNPSSGTMGACFAVAAWLRGATVHAVTGPGTPWLPSMITRHAVTSAKEMFEAAEGLWPAMDIGVFTAAVADFSPVPFGDEKFKKGSDELVVRFTPTTDILKTLGTAKKQGQRVVGFAAETSSMQENALKKLRAKNADMVVGNIVGRPDSGFQSPTNEVFVTDRNGRQEEWPVQPKTEVAWRVLDWLLQL; via the coding sequence GTGCTTTCCCATCTCTCGTTCAAAGGCTTTCTCGGCAAGCGTCTGCATCTGGGTGTGTGCGGCTCCATTGCCGCCTACAAGGCGCTGGATCTCGTCCGCATGTTCCGCGACACTGGCGCGGACGTGGGCGCGACCCTGACCGATTCTGCCCGTCAATTCGTGATGCCCCTGAGCTTTGAGGCTCTGGGGGCCTCTCCCGTATTTTCCGCCATGTATCCGGTCGGTGATGATGTCTTCGGGCATCTCACCCCCGGTGAGGCGGCGCATGCCATGCTCATTGCGCCTGCCACGGCCGCCACGCTGGCGCGTCTTGCCAACGGCCTTGCCGACGACATGCTCAGCTGTCAGGCGCTGGCGTTTCCCAAGCCGCTGGTCATTGCACCGGCCATGAATCCGCGCATGTGGCACAATGCCGCCACGCAGGCCAACTGGGAAACCCTGAAGGCCCGCGGGCACGTGTGCATAGAGCCCGGATGCGGTCGCACTGCCTGCATGGAGGAAGGGCAGGGCAGGCTTGCGGATTTGAACGAGATTTACCTCTACGGCCTGCGGGCGCTTGCGCCGCAGGACATGGCGGGGCAAACCGTCATGATCACCCTTGGACCCACCCGCGAGAAGTGGGACGGGGTGCGCTTCTGGTCCAATCCCTCATCCGGCACCATGGGCGCGTGTTTTGCCGTGGCCGCATGGCTGCGCGGGGCCACCGTGCATGCCGTGACCGGTCCCGGAACGCCGTGGCTGCCTTCCATGATCACCCGACACGCCGTGACCTCTGCCAAGGAGATGTTCGAGGCGGCGGAAGGGCTGTGGCCTGCCATGGATATCGGCGTGTTCACTGCCGCCGTTGCCGACTTCAGCCCCGTTCCCTTTGGTGACGAGAAGTTCAAGAAAGGCTCCGACGAGCTTGTGGTGCGCTTTACCCCCACCACGGACATTCTCAAGACGCTGGGCACTGCCAAGAAGCAGGGGCAGCGCGTTGTCGGCTTTGCCGCGGAAACCAGTTCCATGCAGGAAAACGCGCTGAAGAAGCTGCGCGCCAAGAATGCGGACATGGTCGTGGGCAACATTGTGGGAAGGCCGGATTCCGGTTTTCAATCGCCCACGAACGAGGTATTTGTCACCGACCGTAACGGGCGGCAGGAAGAATGGCCTGTGCAGCCCAAGACCGAAGTGGCGTGGAGAGTGCTCGATTGGCTCCTGCAGTTATAA
- a CDS encoding nitrilase-related carbon-nitrogen hydrolase, which yields MGVFRIAAAQTGSVKGDITANVATHTVVAEQAGRLGVTYLLFPELSLTGYEPTLAAELAITPPHVQTDARLAPLTEAAQKHGMIIVAGAPLRVEDASGKPHLASLIFRPDGSVGVYAKIHLHSTEENYFSAGTEHMLEPCHGEQVGVTICADMSAPEHAATYKNMGATIYAASVLVSENGYAADAAIMEARAREHDLLVAMSNHNKPSGGWISGGRTAIWTPDGQYCAAGATEDALVVAERDGDGWKVELKNLLSEQLQTLIHSGPINDIFSYEEAKACLEVIAEHASAINIRRHGQFFGYNQRVLYEKMIMHVCKIYNKEKSRYNGSSIYDILEFLEYNKDNLPIFERGADDITWEYECKKIENHVLNAGRGEVQTINIPHLTITSKPKLTENFISKTKERIPRNYYNEKCDSRISQLEYVRNKKIAHPSHEYVSKDQYPDIETLDDLIAIAKESITEIYNNYFPDRCIRYSDGTFTTATTSSRSATSLKKILKDLNITPDPPK from the coding sequence ATGGGAGTCTTTCGCATCGCCGCCGCGCAGACCGGTTCCGTCAAGGGCGACATCACAGCCAATGTGGCCACGCATACCGTCGTTGCTGAACAGGCGGGCAGGCTGGGCGTTACCTACCTGCTCTTTCCCGAACTCAGCCTGACCGGCTACGAACCCACTCTTGCCGCAGAGCTGGCCATAACGCCGCCCCACGTTCAGACAGACGCCCGCCTCGCCCCGCTCACGGAGGCTGCGCAGAAACACGGCATGATCATCGTGGCGGGTGCGCCGCTACGGGTTGAAGACGCTTCCGGCAAGCCCCACCTCGCCTCCTTAATCTTCCGGCCAGATGGCAGCGTGGGCGTGTATGCCAAGATTCATCTGCACTCCACGGAGGAAAACTACTTCTCCGCAGGCACCGAACATATGCTGGAGCCCTGCCATGGCGAACAGGTTGGGGTGACCATCTGTGCGGATATGTCCGCTCCTGAGCATGCCGCCACATATAAGAATATGGGCGCGACCATATACGCAGCCAGCGTGCTTGTTTCCGAAAACGGCTACGCGGCCGATGCCGCCATCATGGAAGCCCGCGCCAGAGAGCATGACCTGCTTGTGGCGATGTCCAACCACAACAAGCCCAGCGGCGGCTGGATTTCCGGCGGTCGCACCGCCATCTGGACGCCCGACGGGCAGTATTGTGCCGCAGGTGCCACGGAAGATGCACTGGTGGTGGCGGAGAGGGATGGGGATGGGTGGAAAGTGGAGCTTAAGAACCTACTGTCTGAGCAGCTACAAACACTAATCCATTCTGGTCCTATCAATGACATTTTTTCTTATGAAGAAGCCAAGGCCTGCTTAGAAGTCATCGCTGAACATGCATCAGCTATCAACATCAGAAGGCATGGACAATTCTTTGGATACAACCAAAGAGTACTTTACGAAAAAATGATAATGCATGTTTGTAAAATATACAACAAGGAAAAATCACGATACAACGGATCATCAATATACGACATATTAGAGTTTTTAGAATACAACAAAGATAATTTACCAATATTTGAAAGAGGAGCCGATGACATCACGTGGGAATATGAATGTAAAAAAATTGAGAATCATGTGCTCAATGCAGGGCGAGGAGAGGTACAAACAATCAACATTCCACACCTTACAATAACTTCAAAACCAAAACTAACAGAGAATTTTATTTCAAAAACAAAAGAAAGAATCCCTCGCAACTATTATAACGAAAAATGTGATTCACGAATTTCTCAACTAGAATATGTTAGAAACAAAAAAATAGCTCATCCTTCTCATGAATATGTCAGCAAGGATCAATATCCTGACATTGAAACACTAGACGACCTCATCGCAATAGCGAAAGAAAGCATTACGGAAATTTACAACAACTATTTTCCTGACAGGTGTATACGTTACTCCGATGGAACATTCACAACAGCAACTACATCAAGCCGTTCCGCGACATCACTTAAAAAAATATTAAAAGATCTCAACATAACACCTGATCCTCCAAAGTAA
- a CDS encoding SagB/ThcOx family dehydrogenase, whose translation MQFPEPMMEGPLSVETALANRRSVREYAEEPLTPDSLGQLLWAIYGVSEEGPWNRRTVPSHAAIYPMEVYVVAGDVEGLEPGVYHYLPLSHSLEAVQEDGDVRAEVAEICLEQDWMEAAPAILVITASFERIQQKFGDRGVAYAFFEAGHMSQNCYLQCEALGLGTTCVGGFKEEELMDMLDLPPDHHPMLVLPVGWKA comes from the coding sequence ATGCAGTTCCCAGAACCGATGATGGAAGGTCCGCTTTCCGTTGAAACCGCGTTGGCCAACCGGCGTTCCGTACGCGAATATGCCGAGGAGCCCCTTACCCCCGATTCGCTCGGCCAACTGCTCTGGGCCATCTATGGCGTGAGCGAGGAAGGCCCGTGGAACCGCCGCACCGTGCCCTCGCATGCCGCCATCTATCCCATGGAAGTCTATGTGGTGGCAGGCGATGTGGAAGGGCTGGAGCCGGGTGTGTACCACTATCTGCCCCTCAGCCATTCGCTGGAAGCAGTGCAGGAGGATGGCGACGTCCGCGCCGAGGTGGCGGAAATCTGCCTTGAGCAGGACTGGATGGAAGCGGCTCCCGCGATTTTGGTGATAACCGCCAGCTTTGAGCGCATTCAGCAGAAGTTTGGTGACCGTGGCGTGGCCTACGCCTTCTTCGAGGCTGGGCACATGTCGCAGAACTGCTATCTGCAGTGCGAGGCGCTCGGCCTTGGCACCACCTGCGTGGGCGGCTTCAAGGAGGAAGAGCTGATGGATATGCTCGACCTTCCGCCCGACCATCACCCCATGCTGGTTCTGCCCGTAGGCTGGAAGGCATAG
- a CDS encoding 4Fe-4S dicluster domain-containing protein, translated as MARVEFRDERCKGCLLCTTVCPKEIICQSARFNKQGYKVAEVKEEDMEKCTGCASCALICPDLAIKVYREKKEKK; from the coding sequence ATGGCACGGGTAGAATTTAGGGACGAGAGGTGCAAAGGATGCCTTCTCTGTACGACCGTATGCCCCAAGGAGATCATCTGCCAGTCAGCCCGCTTCAACAAGCAGGGCTACAAGGTGGCAGAGGTCAAGGAAGAGGACATGGAAAAATGCACGGGCTGTGCGTCTTGTGCATTGATATGCCCTGATCTTGCGATCAAAGTGTACCGCGAGAAGAAGGAGAAGAAGTAG
- a CDS encoding FprA family A-type flavoprotein codes for MKPVEIKKDIFWVGAVDYVSRDFHGYSLSPQGTTYNAYVVKDEKTVLFDNVKEGFLSTMLCRLSQVVEPEKIDYIVCNHLEPDHAGCLPELVKLCKPEKIYCSPMGKRSMEAHFDIEGWPVEVVKTGDSINIGSRDINFVETRMLHWPDSMVSYIPQDKLLICNDAFGQNIASTERYADEVDRAVLEHAMTEYYHNIVLPFSPIVIKTLDMIAEMKLDIDMLAPDHGLIFRGEDVQWCLNKYREFAEQRCQKRAVIVYDTMWHSTEKMAYAVASGLESEGVPTRIMWLKADHHSAVMTELSRCGAVILGSPTHNNGILPNMAKMLTYMKGLRPQNKIGGAFGSFGWSGECVKQLTEWIGDMGFEMPVEGVKVKHVPKHDNYQECFNMGAEIAKALKEKCGE; via the coding sequence ATGAAGCCTGTAGAAATCAAAAAAGATATTTTCTGGGTAGGGGCCGTAGACTACGTAAGCCGCGACTTCCATGGCTACTCCCTCTCCCCGCAGGGCACCACCTACAACGCCTATGTGGTGAAGGACGAAAAGACCGTCCTGTTTGACAACGTGAAGGAAGGCTTCCTCTCCACCATGCTGTGCCGCCTGTCTCAGGTGGTTGAGCCCGAGAAGATCGACTACATCGTCTGCAACCATCTTGAGCCCGACCACGCAGGCTGCCTGCCGGAACTGGTCAAGCTGTGCAAGCCCGAAAAGATATACTGCTCTCCCATGGGCAAGCGTTCCATGGAAGCTCACTTCGATATCGAAGGCTGGCCCGTGGAAGTGGTAAAGACCGGCGACTCCATCAACATCGGCTCCCGCGACATCAACTTCGTGGAAACCCGCATGCTGCACTGGCCGGATTCCATGGTTTCCTACATCCCGCAGGACAAGCTGCTCATCTGCAACGACGCCTTCGGCCAGAACATCGCCTCCACCGAGCGCTATGCCGATGAAGTGGACCGCGCCGTGCTTGAGCACGCCATGACCGAATACTACCACAACATCGTGCTGCCCTTCTCGCCCATCGTCATCAAGACGCTGGACATGATTGCAGAAATGAAGCTCGACATCGACATGCTCGCCCCCGACCACGGCCTCATCTTCCGTGGCGAAGACGTGCAGTGGTGCCTGAACAAGTACCGCGAATTCGCCGAACAGCGCTGCCAGAAGCGCGCCGTCATCGTATACGACACCATGTGGCATTCCACCGAGAAGATGGCCTACGCCGTGGCCAGCGGTCTGGAATCCGAGGGCGTGCCCACCCGCATCATGTGGCTGAAGGCCGACCACCACAGCGCCGTGATGACCGAACTCTCCCGCTGCGGCGCGGTGATCCTCGGCTCGCCCACCCATAACAACGGCATCCTGCCCAACATGGCCAAGATGCTCACCTACATGAAGGGCCTGCGTCCCCAGAACAAGATCGGCGGCGCATTCGGTTCCTTCGGCTGGTCCGGCGAATGCGTGAAGCAGCTCACCGAATGGATCGGCGACATGGGCTTTGAAATGCCCGTGGAAGGCGTGAAGGTGAAGCATGTGCCCAAGCATGACAACTATCAGGAATGCTTCAATATGGGCGCAGAAATCGCCAAGGCTCTGAAGGAAAAGTGCGGCGAATAA
- a CDS encoding adenylyltransferase/cytidyltransferase family protein: protein MNNAVPAHPAVFRADSWSGLLDALAPHRGKRIVFTNGCYDILHPGHVDLLARARAQGDILVLGLNSDASVRSLGKGDDRPVNPFPVRAYVLAHLASVDFVAEFDESTPYELIKAVRPQVLVKGGDWSVDKIVGRDIVEADGGIVLSLPLLGGFSTTALLAKIRGEK, encoded by the coding sequence ATGAACAACGCCGTGCCCGCGCATCCCGCCGTGTTCCGTGCCGATAGCTGGAGCGGCCTGCTGGACGCGCTGGCCCCGCACCGCGGCAAGCGCATCGTCTTCACCAACGGGTGCTACGACATTCTGCACCCCGGTCACGTGGACCTGCTGGCCCGTGCCCGTGCGCAGGGAGATATTCTCGTGCTCGGCCTGAACAGCGATGCCTCCGTGCGCAGTCTCGGCAAGGGCGACGACAGGCCGGTGAATCCCTTCCCCGTGCGCGCCTACGTGCTGGCGCATCTTGCCAGTGTGGATTTTGTGGCGGAGTTCGACGAGTCCACGCCCTATGAGCTGATCAAAGCCGTGCGGCCGCAGGTGCTGGTGAAGGGTGGCGACTGGTCGGTGGACAAGATCGTGGGCCGTGATATTGTGGAAGCCGACGGCGGTATCGTGCTGAGCCTGCCCCTGTTGGGCGGATTCTCCACCACCGCGTTGCTGGCGAAGATTCGCGGCGAAAAGTAA
- a CDS encoding DHCW motif cupin fold protein, whose product MKMQNIPFGVTDWDTVERTEHKGDTGVAYWRTRHFGETGNEIRVRMVEYSADYRADHWCSKGHILLCLEGELETTLEDGRVFILKSGMSYQVADQAEAHQSYTEKGAKLFIVD is encoded by the coding sequence ATGAAAATGCAGAACATTCCCTTCGGCGTAACGGACTGGGACACTGTTGAACGCACCGAGCACAAAGGCGATACCGGCGTTGCCTACTGGCGAACCCGCCACTTCGGGGAGACGGGGAACGAAATTCGCGTCCGCATGGTGGAATATTCTGCGGACTACCGGGCGGACCACTGGTGCAGCAAGGGGCACATTCTGCTCTGTCTGGAAGGAGAGCTCGAAACCACGCTGGAAGACGGCCGCGTTTTCATCCTGAAATCCGGCATGAGCTATCAGGTGGCAGATCAGGCTGAAGCGCACCAGTCATATACGGAAAAAGGCGCGAAGCTGTTTATCGTGGATTAG
- a CDS encoding 3-methyl-2-oxobutanoate dehydrogenase subunit VorB, whose product MADNKRIFIKGNEAISRGAMAAGLKCYFGYPITPQNDIPEFLSTELPAAGGEFVQAESEVASANMLLGAAAGGARAMTTSSSPGVSLMQEAISYLAGSELPAVIVNINRGGPGLGDIGSSQGDYFQSTRGGGHGDYRTIVLAPGTCQEGYDMMIEAFDLAFKYRNPVLVLGDAIVGQMKEPVTPWVPEKINNYGAEDWCLSGAKGRDKRLLKSLFLEDGALASQNIHLQEKYAALQAEARADVFACDDAELVVVAFGSIGRIVKSSIRRLRAEGHKVGLVRPLTLYPFPANVLEDLAKQGKKFLTIEHNCGQMVEDVRLSVRKYGDSDFHGHMPGNLPGSDDFVEPILARLGR is encoded by the coding sequence ATGGCCGACAACAAGCGAATTTTCATCAAGGGGAACGAGGCAATCTCCCGCGGCGCAATGGCCGCAGGACTGAAGTGCTACTTCGGTTACCCCATTACCCCCCAGAACGACATTCCCGAATTCCTGTCCACCGAGCTTCCCGCTGCAGGCGGTGAATTCGTGCAGGCCGAATCCGAAGTGGCTTCCGCCAACATGCTGCTCGGCGCTGCCGCCGGCGGCGCGCGCGCCATGACCACGTCTTCCTCTCCGGGCGTTTCGCTGATGCAGGAAGCCATTTCCTACCTCGCAGGCTCTGAACTGCCCGCGGTTATCGTGAACATCAACCGCGGCGGCCCCGGCCTCGGCGACATCGGCTCCTCGCAGGGCGACTACTTCCAGTCCACCCGCGGCGGCGGCCACGGCGACTACCGCACCATCGTGCTGGCTCCCGGCACCTGCCAGGAAGGCTACGACATGATGATCGAAGCCTTTGACCTCGCCTTCAAGTACCGCAACCCCGTTCTGGTGCTCGGCGATGCCATCGTGGGCCAGATGAAGGAACCGGTTACCCCCTGGGTTCCCGAAAAGATCAACAACTACGGAGCTGAAGACTGGTGCCTCTCCGGTGCCAAGGGCCGCGACAAGCGCCTTCTGAAGTCCCTGTTCCTTGAAGACGGCGCTCTGGCCAGCCAGAACATCCACCTGCAGGAAAAGTATGCCGCGCTGCAGGCCGAAGCCCGCGCCGACGTATTCGCCTGTGACGATGCCGAACTGGTTGTCGTTGCCTTCGGCTCCATCGGCCGCATAGTGAAGTCCTCCATCCGCAGACTGCGCGCGGAAGGCCACAAGGTGGGTCTGGTTCGCCCCCTCACCCTGTACCCCTTCCCCGCCAACGTGCTGGAAGACCTTGCCAAGCAGGGCAAGAAGTTCCTGACCATCGAGCACAACTGCGGCCAGATGGTGGAAGACGTTCGCCTCTCCGTCCGCAAGTACGGCGATTCCGACTTCCACGGCCACATGCCGGGTAACCTGCCCGGTTCCGACGACTTCGTAGAGCCCATTCTGGCGCGTCTGGGGAGGTAA
- a CDS encoding YkgJ family cysteine cluster protein — protein sequence MPYANHQFIVDVAAPIPPAVTARDAGEHMIKRIETDTPVDPAAEETQAFLDSLPEIKPGESFRFACHPKVACFNACCRDLNMPLAPYDVLRLRYELDMNSEEFIGFHTKVGQYPNGYPVLYLKMDNGPERTCPFLTPAGCSVYPGRSAACRTYPLGRATREDDNGKLIEQYFLVQEPHCQGFNETSDWTTDTWLQDQELVEYNRLNDRYMHLMALQQRTGYPLAQKHATLCTLAFYQLDRFAGFLQSMRVMDRLVMTEEEKQRVMDDETARLEFGFDWIELVLYGKNDRLTIKE from the coding sequence ATGCCCTACGCAAACCATCAATTCATCGTGGATGTTGCGGCTCCCATTCCGCCTGCCGTCACAGCCCGCGATGCCGGAGAGCATATGATCAAGCGCATTGAAACAGACACTCCCGTGGATCCCGCCGCAGAAGAAACGCAGGCCTTTCTGGACAGCCTGCCGGAGATCAAGCCCGGCGAAAGCTTTCGCTTTGCGTGTCATCCCAAGGTGGCCTGCTTCAATGCCTGCTGCCGTGATCTGAATATGCCGCTGGCCCCCTACGACGTGCTGCGCCTGCGCTATGAGCTGGATATGAACAGCGAAGAGTTCATCGGCTTTCACACCAAGGTGGGCCAGTATCCCAACGGCTACCCCGTGCTGTATCTGAAGATGGACAACGGCCCCGAGCGTACCTGTCCGTTCCTGACCCCCGCAGGCTGCTCCGTGTATCCCGGTCGTTCCGCCGCCTGCCGTACCTATCCGCTTGGCCGCGCCACTCGCGAGGACGACAACGGCAAGCTGATCGAACAATATTTTCTCGTGCAGGAACCTCACTGTCAGGGCTTCAATGAAACCAGTGACTGGACCACCGACACCTGGTTGCAGGATCAGGAACTGGTTGAATACAACCGCCTGAACGACCGCTACATGCACCTCATGGCCTTGCAGCAGCGCACGGGGTATCCCCTTGCCCAGAAGCACGCCACCCTGTGTACGCTGGCTTTCTATCAGCTGGACCGTTTTGCCGGTTTCCTGCAGAGTATGCGGGTGATGGATCGTCTCGTCATGACGGAAGAGGAAAAGCAGCGCGTTATGGATGATGAAACCGCGCGGCTTGAATTCGGGTTCGACTGGATCGAACTGGTGCTCTACGGCAAGAACGACCGCCTGACCATCAAGGAGTAA
- a CDS encoding thiamine pyrophosphate-dependent enzyme, with protein sequence MSAEQIVFEAPEIMIDRPTHYCPGCHHGIAHRLVGEVLTEMGLVDDTLCVGSIGCSVFIYNYLNVDAVEAPHGRAPAVATGLKRARKDKFVFTYQGDGDLASIGMAEIIHAANRGERISVVFVNNTVYGMTGGQMAPTTLIGQKTTTCPGGRCADREGSPIRMSEIIGGLGGTAYCERASLDSVKNIRRAKKAIRKAFEVQQQGIGFGFVELLSGCPTNWRMDAVAANKRITEEMIPYFPLGVYKDVTAEGGCECSESKEDK encoded by the coding sequence ATGTCAGCAGAACAAATCGTATTCGAAGCTCCCGAAATCATGATCGACAGGCCGACGCACTACTGCCCCGGCTGTCACCACGGCATAGCGCACCGCCTTGTGGGCGAAGTGCTCACCGAAATGGGCCTTGTGGACGACACCCTGTGCGTGGGCTCCATCGGCTGCTCCGTGTTCATCTACAACTACCTGAACGTGGACGCCGTGGAAGCGCCCCACGGTCGTGCGCCCGCAGTGGCCACCGGCCTCAAGCGTGCCCGCAAGGACAAGTTCGTGTTCACCTATCAGGGTGACGGCGACCTTGCCTCCATCGGCATGGCCGAGATCATCCACGCCGCCAACCGCGGCGAACGCATCTCCGTGGTCTTCGTGAACAACACCGTATACGGCATGACCGGCGGCCAGATGGCCCCCACCACGCTCATCGGCCAGAAGACCACCACCTGCCCCGGTGGCCGTTGCGCCGACCGCGAAGGCTCCCCCATCCGCATGAGCGAGATCATCGGCGGCCTTGGCGGCACCGCATACTGCGAACGCGCCTCTCTGGACAGCGTGAAGAACATCCGCCGCGCCAAGAAGGCCATCCGCAAGGCATTTGAAGTGCAGCAGCAGGGTATCGGCTTCGGCTTCGTGGAACTGCTCTCCGGCTGTCCCACCAACTGGCGCATGGATGCCGTTGCCGCAAACAAGCGCATTACCGAAGAAATGATCCCCTACTTCCCGCTGGGCGTGTACAAGGATGTAACCGCCGAAGGCGGCTGCGAATGCTCCGAGAGCAAGGAGGACAAATAA
- a CDS encoding YbaK/EbsC family protein produces MPSDLKKSAQKVQQALDAFGYALSVKEFAESTRTSQEAADAIGCTVGQIAKSLIFKGKESQSPILVIASGANRVNEKAVKAHLGEKLEKADAAFVLKHTGYAIGGIPPVGHATAITTIVDEDLLQYEEIWAAAGTPNSVFRLTPQILVEMTRGAVLEVKK; encoded by the coding sequence ATGCCTTCCGATCTGAAAAAGAGCGCCCAGAAGGTGCAGCAGGCGCTGGATGCCTTCGGCTATGCGCTGAGCGTCAAGGAATTTGCCGAGTCTACCCGCACCTCGCAGGAGGCTGCGGACGCCATTGGCTGCACCGTGGGGCAGATTGCCAAGTCGCTGATCTTCAAGGGCAAGGAATCCCAGTCGCCCATTCTGGTCATTGCCAGCGGCGCGAACAGGGTGAATGAAAAGGCCGTGAAGGCGCATCTGGGCGAGAAGCTGGAAAAAGCCGACGCCGCCTTCGTGCTGAAACACACCGGCTACGCCATCGGCGGCATTCCGCCTGTGGGGCATGCAACGGCCATTACCACCATAGTGGATGAAGATCTGCTGCAGTATGAAGAGATCTGGGCTGCGGCGGGCACGCCCAATTCCGTGTTCCGTCTGACGCCGCAGATACTGGTGGAGATGACCAGGGGTGCCGTGCTGGAAGTAAAGAAATAG
- the queA gene encoding tRNA preQ1(34) S-adenosylmethionine ribosyltransferase-isomerase QueA — translation MKTKAIDTSNAVLTESGAPVPPDFALASYTYDLPEEQIAQHPADKRGASRLFVVNRATGTNTHAMFSDLADFLPKNALLVVNNSKVLPARIFGTRPSGGRVEFLMLTPLPLIVASAAPEKGEGWQTAEVEGLLRMSKRVKPGGEVTFSDDFHLVVAETGEFGKCFVRLFWRGELKQHFLSQGHLPLPPYIKREDDSADKDRYQTVYAKDEQLGSVAAPTAGLHFTDELRTRLAERGFTWAEVTLYVGYGTFSPVRCADIRDHGMHKEFIEITPEAAEAIAKAKAEGRPIVTVGTTSTRVLEGAFAQTGKIAPFRGWTDIFIYPGFAFKVADHVITNFHLPESSLLMMIGAFAGRERVLEAYAEALSKGFRVFSYGDSMLLL, via the coding sequence ATGAAAACCAAAGCAATAGACACCAGTAACGCCGTTCTCACAGAGAGTGGAGCCCCTGTTCCGCCGGACTTTGCTCTCGCATCCTACACCTACGACCTGCCGGAAGAACAGATCGCACAGCACCCTGCAGACAAGCGCGGGGCCTCGCGCCTGTTTGTGGTGAACCGCGCCACTGGCACCAACACCCACGCCATGTTCTCCGATCTGGCCGACTTTCTGCCCAAGAATGCCCTGCTGGTGGTCAACAATTCCAAGGTGCTTCCCGCCCGTATCTTCGGCACCCGCCCCTCAGGTGGACGGGTGGAATTTCTCATGCTCACCCCCCTGCCGCTCATTGTGGCAAGCGCCGCCCCCGAGAAGGGCGAAGGTTGGCAGACCGCAGAGGTTGAAGGCCTGCTGCGCATGTCCAAGCGCGTGAAGCCCGGGGGAGAAGTGACCTTTTCCGACGATTTCCACCTTGTGGTGGCGGAGACCGGCGAGTTCGGCAAATGCTTCGTGCGCCTCTTCTGGCGCGGTGAGCTCAAGCAGCACTTCCTCTCGCAGGGTCATCTGCCCCTGCCCCCTTATATCAAGCGCGAGGACGACTCAGCCGACAAGGACCGCTACCAGACCGTATACGCCAAGGACGAACAGCTCGGTTCCGTTGCCGCCCCCACCGCGGGCCTCCATTTCACGGACGAGTTGCGCACCCGACTTGCCGAACGCGGCTTCACCTGGGCGGAAGTCACGCTCTACGTGGGCTACGGCACGTTCAGTCCCGTACGCTGCGCGGACATCCGCGACCACGGCATGCACAAGGAATTTATCGAGATCACACCCGAAGCGGCCGAGGCCATTGCCAAGGCCAAGGCGGAAGGCCGCCCCATCGTCACCGTGGGCACCACCTCCACCCGGGTTCTGGAAGGTGCCTTTGCGCAAACCGGCAAAATAGCCCCTTTCAGAGGCTGGACTGACATCTTTATTTATCCCGGATTTGCGTTTAAGGTGGCGGACCACGTGATCACGAACTTTCATCTGCCGGAGTCTTCCCTCCTTATGATGATAGGCGCGTTCGCCGGCCGCGAGCGGGTACTGGAGGCCTATGCCGAAGCTCTGAGCAAGGGGTTCAGGGTGTTCAGCTACGGCGATTCCATGCTGCTTCTGTAG